A window of Infirmifilum lucidum contains these coding sequences:
- a CDS encoding RNA-guided pseudouridylation complex pseudouridine synthase subunit Cbf5 encodes MSKYLGAARSREILIKGELETDPSYGFQYDQRPVEVLLKYSVINLDKPVGPNSHEIVAWIRRILGIERVAHAGTLDPKVSGILPIVLNNAVRALPVLLQEDKEYVCVMRLHDDVDRERLERVISMFKGSIYQRPPLRSAVKRTLRIRRIYDIRLLEVDGRDVLLQVWCEAGTYMRKLCHDIGEILGVGAHMQELRRIRSGSLTEEKNLATLHDVVDSFLLWKEHGIEEYLRRVFIPIEEAVQHIPKLWIRDTAVDAVCHGAPLAVPGIVRLESGVRVGDRVGIFTLKGELVAIGTAKMTSSQIMASKSGIAVEVNHVIMEPGTYPRAWKSRGEEGDS; translated from the coding sequence GTGTCGAAGTATCTTGGAGCCGCTAGGTCACGCGAAATTCTCATAAAAGGAGAGCTGGAGACAGACCCAAGCTATGGTTTTCAGTACGACCAGAGGCCTGTGGAAGTTCTACTTAAATACTCCGTCATTAACCTCGACAAGCCTGTAGGGCCTAATAGCCACGAGATCGTGGCGTGGATACGCAGGATCCTGGGTATAGAGCGTGTGGCCCACGCAGGGACACTTGACCCGAAGGTGTCCGGGATACTTCCCATAGTTCTGAACAATGCTGTTAGGGCTTTACCCGTTCTCCTCCAAGAGGACAAGGAATACGTCTGCGTTATGCGCCTGCACGATGATGTGGATCGTGAAAGGCTCGAGAGAGTTATAAGTATGTTCAAGGGGTCAATCTACCAGCGCCCCCCTCTAAGATCTGCCGTCAAGAGGACGTTGCGTATCAGGAGGATCTACGACATACGTCTCTTAGAAGTTGACGGTAGAGACGTCCTTCTACAGGTGTGGTGCGAGGCAGGGACCTACATGCGTAAGCTGTGCCACGACATAGGAGAGATCCTCGGCGTGGGGGCTCACATGCAGGAGCTCAGGCGTATAAGGTCAGGCAGCCTCACCGAGGAGAAAAACCTTGCCACTCTCCATGATGTTGTAGACTCGTTTCTGCTCTGGAAGGAACATGGAATAGAAGAATACTTGAGGCGAGTTTTCATACCCATTGAGGAAGCCGTACAACACATACCGAAGCTATGGATACGCGACACTGCAGTTGACGCAGTCTGTCATGGCGCCCCTCTAGCCGTGCCTGGTATTGTCAGGCTGGAGAGCGGTGTACGGGTCGGAGACCGCGTGGGAATTTTCACCCTGAAAGGAGAGCTTGTGGCTATAGGCACAGCAAAAATGACCAGTAGCCAGATTATGGCGAGTAAAAGCGGCATAGCTGTCGAGGTGAACCATGTGATAATGGAGCCGGGCACATACCCAAGAGCCTGGAAGTCTAGAGGAGAGGAAGGCGATTCATAG
- a CDS encoding acetyl ornithine aminotransferase family protein — protein MSRPEIKVPPPGPKSQEIISKDNELIMQSFARWYPFVAKRGQGVWLEDLDGNKYLDFNSGIGVTNVGHAHPRVVQAIKDQAEKLLHYSLTDFLYETPVRLAEKLVKITPGSFPKKVFYTNSGAESIEAAIKVARGHFRGARPYIIAFAGSFHGRTMGALSLTASKPVQRRGFAPLVPGVVHVPYPYCYRCPFRQKYPDCNLWCVDYIEEWVLKKYVPPEEVAAIVFEPIAGEGGYIVPPPEFFRRLKELADKYGILLVDDEVQAGIGRTGKWFAIEHWGVEPDLIAIAKGIASGLPLGALVGRREIMNLPPGSHASTFGGNPVSCAAAIAALEVIEEEKLLENTTRVGEHAMKRLNEMKEEIPAIGDVRGKGLMIGVELIKQDGSPNPELLRKTLDIAFKSGLLVIGAGLSTIRIAPPLIITKEEMDVGLDILYNSIRKALQETP, from the coding sequence GTGTCAAGGCCTGAAATTAAAGTCCCACCTCCGGGACCAAAGTCCCAGGAGATAATTTCCAAAGACAACGAGTTGATCATGCAGAGCTTTGCGCGCTGGTACCCGTTTGTCGCGAAGCGCGGCCAAGGAGTGTGGCTCGAGGATCTCGATGGGAACAAGTACCTCGACTTCAACTCTGGCATAGGCGTTACTAACGTAGGGCACGCACACCCAAGAGTTGTACAAGCCATAAAGGATCAAGCAGAAAAACTCCTCCACTACTCGCTTACAGACTTCCTGTACGAGACTCCTGTCCGCCTAGCGGAGAAGCTTGTGAAAATAACCCCCGGCTCCTTCCCAAAGAAAGTTTTCTACACAAACAGTGGCGCTGAGTCAATCGAGGCAGCCATAAAAGTTGCTCGCGGCCACTTCAGGGGAGCTAGGCCCTACATAATCGCGTTCGCGGGCTCGTTCCACGGCAGAACAATGGGGGCCCTATCGCTCACAGCAAGCAAGCCCGTGCAGAGGAGGGGGTTCGCGCCCCTGGTTCCGGGCGTCGTCCACGTGCCCTACCCGTACTGCTACAGGTGTCCTTTCAGGCAAAAATACCCGGACTGTAACCTCTGGTGTGTTGACTACATAGAGGAATGGGTGCTGAAGAAGTACGTGCCTCCAGAAGAAGTCGCCGCCATCGTGTTCGAGCCTATCGCGGGTGAGGGGGGATATATAGTCCCTCCACCCGAGTTCTTCAGAAGGCTCAAAGAGCTGGCCGATAAGTACGGCATACTCCTAGTGGACGACGAAGTACAGGCCGGCATAGGCAGAACAGGTAAATGGTTTGCCATCGAGCACTGGGGGGTAGAGCCGGATCTGATAGCCATAGCCAAGGGCATCGCGTCAGGCCTACCGCTGGGCGCGCTCGTTGGTAGGAGAGAAATCATGAACCTCCCGCCGGGTAGCCACGCCAGCACGTTTGGCGGGAACCCTGTCAGCTGTGCAGCGGCTATTGCCGCACTGGAAGTAATAGAGGAGGAGAAGCTACTAGAGAATACGACACGCGTAGGAGAACATGCTATGAAAAGACTCAACGAGATGAAGGAGGAGATCCCGGCGATAGGTGACGTCAGAGGTAAAGGCCTGATGATAGGCGTTGAGCTAATCAAGCAGGACGGCTCTCCAAATCCAGAGCTGCTGAGGAAAACTCTAGACATAGCCTTCAAATCAGGCCTTCTAGTGATAGGGGCCGGCCTGAGCACCATCAGGATCGCCCCGCCTCTTATAATAACCAAGGAGGAAATGGACGTTGGCCTAGACATCCTCTACAACTCCATTAGGAAGGCCTTGCAGGAGACCCCCTAG
- a CDS encoding Hsp20/alpha crystallin family protein, whose amino-acid sequence MSDPGKAVEELAEVMARIQKELNDTLRSVWAKYSALYPDKMRVYDPLYDIEDRGESIAVYVDVPGFKKNEIRIRVTEDSLEVIAEKSEERVKEENERKYIERQRLYRQVYKKILLPAKVRPEQARARLEDGVLVVVLPKSGAEREVEVKLE is encoded by the coding sequence ATGAGTGATCCTGGTAAAGCAGTAGAAGAGCTCGCAGAAGTTATGGCCCGCATACAGAAAGAGCTCAATGATACATTGCGTAGCGTGTGGGCAAAATATTCAGCGCTGTACCCTGACAAAATGAGAGTTTATGACCCTCTATACGACATCGAGGATAGAGGTGAGAGCATAGCAGTATACGTCGACGTCCCTGGGTTTAAGAAGAATGAGATAAGGATCCGCGTAACTGAGGACTCGCTGGAGGTTATTGCTGAGAAGTCCGAGGAACGCGTGAAAGAGGAGAACGAGAGGAAGTACATCGAGAGGCAGAGGCTCTACAGGCAGGTATACAAGAAGATACTGCTTCCCGCCAAGGTTAGACCTGAGCAGGCACGTGCTAGGCTGGAAGACGGGGTTCTAGTCGTTGTGCTACCTAAAAGCGGCGCGGAGCGGGAGGTAGAGGTTAAACTCGAGTAG
- the yciH gene encoding stress response translation initiation inhibitor YciH produces MSVEILDSILKGVFKEQQVIKIRVEKRKGHRDVTIITGFDTKDPELRKIVSELKSKLACGGTIKDDHVELQGDHRHKVKEFLIAKGFSESNILVE; encoded by the coding sequence ATGAGCGTCGAAATACTCGACAGTATATTGAAGGGCGTATTCAAGGAACAACAGGTAATTAAAATCAGGGTAGAGAAGCGCAAAGGGCATCGCGACGTTACAATAATCACAGGCTTTGACACGAAGGATCCGGAGCTACGCAAGATAGTATCGGAGCTGAAGTCGAAGCTTGCATGCGGGGGCACAATAAAGGACGACCACGTCGAGCTTCAAGGCGACCACAGGCATAAGGTAAAGGAGTTTTTGATAGCTAAGGGGTTCTCTGAAAGCAACATTCTAGTCGAGTGA
- a CDS encoding RNA methyltransferase: MYDDKPLLARVISSAFYLSHGIRRNVSLIIYLGDAGYKVVFLGDKLKHIHVDEQSLTGILKKIQIAVNRKPRHVKVHDGVFVEQSPSLTEHVDYLVTHEGAPLEKSLHTCPEKLSLVIEHGIKLSASAAKVRVTSRPKPVDVTLAILNIKLDRLCGPL; the protein is encoded by the coding sequence ATGTACGATGATAAACCACTACTCGCCAGAGTTATATCCTCAGCGTTTTACTTATCACATGGAATCAGGCGAAACGTCTCACTTATAATCTATCTAGGCGACGCAGGCTACAAGGTGGTCTTCCTAGGGGACAAATTGAAGCATATCCACGTCGACGAGCAGTCCCTTACGGGTATTTTGAAGAAAATACAGATAGCTGTGAACCGCAAGCCGAGGCATGTGAAAGTGCATGATGGGGTCTTCGTAGAGCAGAGCCCCAGCCTTACCGAGCATGTAGATTACTTGGTTACGCACGAGGGAGCACCACTTGAAAAATCCCTGCATACATGCCCAGAAAAACTCTCGCTAGTCATTGAGCATGGAATCAAGTTAAGCGCGAGTGCCGCAAAAGTGAGAGTTACTTCAAGACCTAAGCCCGTGGACGTGACTCTAGCAATCCTGAATATTAAATTGGATAGGCTCTGCGGCCCGCTATGA
- the albA gene encoding DNA-binding protein Alba, which translates to MSVQEGSVLVGSKNVMNYVLAAVIQFNQGAKRVAIKARGRAISRAVDVAEIVKSRFLKDEVDVETIKIGSEQVGEGDKKRTISIIEIVLARKK; encoded by the coding sequence ATGAGTGTCCAAGAAGGAAGCGTACTAGTAGGAAGCAAGAACGTCATGAACTACGTCCTCGCAGCAGTCATTCAATTCAACCAGGGCGCCAAGAGGGTCGCAATCAAGGCTAGGGGCAGAGCTATAAGCCGCGCGGTAGACGTTGCCGAGATAGTGAAGAGCAGGTTCCTCAAGGACGAGGTCGACGTCGAGACAATAAAGATTGGAAGCGAACAGGTAGGCGAAGGAGACAAGAAGAGGACTATATCCATCATAGAGATAGTCCTCGCCCGTAAGAAATAG
- a CDS encoding pyruvate ferredoxin oxidoreductase: protein MSKLLLTGNYAAAYAVRDAEPDVVSAYPITPQTPVIEKIAEFIESGELNAKFVRVESEHSAMAALIGAASVGARTYTATSSQGLFYMYEVIWWASGARLPIVMGIVTRALGPPWNIWSEHADFYALRDSGWNMFFASSAQEVYDFTLVSYRVSENPEVLLPTLVGWDAFEVSHTYEPVSLVEKEELKSFIPPKGSWKPLLDVGEPGSLGNLAYPEEYIKVRFEMRKASERARRIIEESLRSYSSLTGRRYWFFDCVYCEDADTVFVIQGSIFGETLRAVEELRSRGEKVGLVKVWVYRPFPYEELGKAIEGTKNVVVLARASVFGSLSPLGSDVASALKLRGASARLFDVTVGVGGVDVKAEDVIGIYDKVRVSGESSFWWVR, encoded by the coding sequence ATGAGCAAGCTTCTGCTCACTGGGAACTATGCTGCCGCGTATGCCGTTAGAGACGCTGAGCCAGATGTTGTTTCAGCGTATCCTATAACGCCCCAGACTCCAGTTATCGAGAAGATAGCTGAGTTTATTGAGAGTGGCGAGCTCAACGCGAAGTTCGTGAGGGTAGAGTCGGAGCACAGCGCCATGGCAGCTCTTATAGGTGCAGCGAGTGTAGGGGCCCGAACGTACACGGCTACCTCCTCCCAGGGCCTTTTCTACATGTACGAGGTCATATGGTGGGCTTCAGGCGCCCGCCTGCCGATTGTTATGGGCATTGTTACACGTGCTCTGGGACCGCCGTGGAACATATGGTCGGAGCATGCTGATTTCTACGCCTTGAGGGACAGCGGGTGGAACATGTTCTTCGCCTCGTCTGCACAGGAGGTCTACGACTTCACACTAGTCTCTTACAGGGTCTCAGAGAACCCCGAGGTTCTACTCCCCACTTTAGTTGGATGGGACGCATTCGAAGTCTCTCACACATATGAGCCAGTCTCTCTGGTAGAGAAAGAGGAGCTGAAGTCCTTTATTCCACCTAAGGGCTCGTGGAAGCCACTATTAGATGTGGGCGAGCCAGGGAGCCTCGGTAACCTTGCTTACCCTGAAGAGTATATTAAGGTGAGGTTTGAGATGAGAAAGGCCAGTGAAAGGGCCAGGAGAATAATTGAGGAGTCCCTACGCTCCTATAGCTCCCTCACAGGTAGGAGATATTGGTTCTTCGACTGTGTCTACTGCGAGGACGCCGACACAGTGTTCGTAATCCAGGGTTCCATCTTTGGCGAGACCCTAAGGGCCGTAGAAGAGTTAAGGAGCAGGGGCGAGAAAGTCGGGCTTGTGAAGGTCTGGGTGTATAGGCCTTTCCCATACGAGGAGCTTGGGAAAGCTATCGAGGGCACAAAAAACGTGGTCGTGCTGGCTAGGGCGTCGGTATTCGGAAGCCTGAGCCCACTGGGCTCAGATGTAGCTTCTGCGTTGAAACTACGCGGGGCATCTGCACGCCTCTTCGACGTGACTGTCGGTGTTGGGGGTGTAGACGTCAAAGCAGAGGATGTTATCGGGATTTATGACAAAGTGCGCGTGAGTGGGGAGTCAAGCTTCTGGTGGGTGAGGTAG
- a CDS encoding 2-oxoacid:acceptor oxidoreductase family protein translates to MDVSFDVVWLGRGGQGAVTAAMLLAQAAVNKGLYALAIPFFGAERRGAPVFAYNRISEKTLHVRSRVEKGDVVAVLDSSLLGMYSLERFVKPGGSVVVNATERGRAAGNFKEYCLDAVEIAEDLGLKVAGWALVNMPVLGAVARVSGLIGELELEAAVKELIRAHVDKNIEAVRRGWSSVRPC, encoded by the coding sequence ATGGATGTATCATTTGACGTGGTGTGGCTGGGGAGAGGCGGGCAGGGTGCTGTAACTGCTGCAATGTTGCTTGCTCAAGCCGCTGTCAACAAGGGACTTTATGCGCTAGCGATACCCTTCTTCGGCGCGGAGAGGCGCGGGGCACCTGTCTTTGCGTATAATAGGATCTCTGAGAAGACGTTACACGTTAGGTCCCGCGTCGAGAAGGGGGATGTTGTCGCCGTCCTGGACTCCTCGTTGCTCGGCATGTACAGCTTGGAGAGGTTTGTGAAACCCGGTGGAAGCGTGGTTGTCAACGCAACTGAGCGTGGGAGAGCCGCGGGGAATTTTAAGGAGTACTGCCTCGATGCTGTGGAGATAGCCGAGGATCTCGGGCTCAAAGTGGCTGGCTGGGCGCTCGTCAACATGCCAGTCTTAGGAGCGGTCGCGCGTGTCTCGGGGCTTATAGGTGAACTCGAGCTAGAGGCGGCGGTGAAAGAGCTCATTAGGGCGCACGTTGACAAGAATATTGAGGCGGTGAGAAGGGGGTGGTCGAGTGTCAGGCCGTGTTGA
- the porB gene encoding pyruvate synthase subunit PorB, with protein MAHRIFPQEEYILKGHAACPGCGATLLLRYVLKALGPSTYIVIPACCTSVIAGPHPRSAFRVPVLHIAFAASAAAASGMVEALEKLGKPANVVVWAGDGGTVDIGLQALSGAAERGHNIIYICYDNEAYMNTGIQKSGSTPYKAWTTTTPTGNPSFKKDVPSIMAAHRVPYVATINPAYPNDIIYKLRKASSIRGGLKYIHAFSPCPPGWRYDPSLTVKIARLAVETGVWVLYEVENGKFSLTGLSRNLLKKENRKPVAEYLKLQGRFAHLKQEEIDEIQRLVDEQWRRIEEIVAEHGARAKSV; from the coding sequence ATGGCTCACAGGATTTTTCCACAGGAGGAGTATATCCTAAAAGGACACGCCGCGTGCCCGGGTTGCGGGGCAACATTACTCCTACGTTATGTTCTAAAGGCATTAGGCCCGAGCACCTACATCGTTATCCCGGCATGCTGTACTTCTGTCATTGCAGGTCCCCACCCTAGGAGCGCCTTTAGAGTCCCAGTCCTCCACATAGCTTTCGCCGCGAGCGCAGCTGCAGCCTCAGGGATGGTTGAGGCCTTGGAGAAGCTCGGAAAGCCAGCAAATGTTGTTGTGTGGGCTGGAGATGGAGGAACCGTGGACATAGGGCTCCAGGCTCTTAGTGGCGCAGCGGAGAGGGGGCACAACATAATCTACATCTGTTACGACAACGAAGCCTACATGAACACGGGCATCCAGAAATCGGGTTCAACTCCGTACAAAGCTTGGACGACCACGACGCCCACGGGGAACCCGAGCTTCAAGAAGGATGTCCCATCGATAATGGCCGCACATAGAGTTCCTTATGTGGCGACGATAAACCCTGCCTATCCGAATGACATCATATATAAGTTAAGGAAGGCCAGCAGTATTAGGGGAGGGCTCAAGTATATTCACGCTTTCTCGCCATGCCCCCCTGGCTGGCGCTACGACCCCTCGTTGACAGTGAAGATAGCTAGGCTCGCCGTTGAGACAGGCGTGTGGGTCTTGTATGAAGTCGAGAACGGTAAGTTCTCACTAACTGGACTGAGCAGGAATCTCCTAAAAAAGGAGAACAGAAAGCCTGTAGCTGAGTACCTAAAATTGCAAGGGAGGTTTGCCCACCTCAAGCAGGAGGAGATAGACGAGATACAGAGGCTAGTTGACGAGCAGTGGAGGAGGATCGAGGAGATAGTTGCGGAGCATGGAGCACGTGCGAAAAGCGTATAA
- a CDS encoding 4Fe-4S binding protein: protein MSGRVEVLLSRPVVGAVPAGTWRTERPVVDQSRCTKCGICWLYCPDGVIQITDQGAVVDYAYCKGCGICAAECPVKAIKMVREV from the coding sequence GTGTCAGGCCGTGTTGAGGTACTGTTGAGTAGGCCGGTTGTGGGGGCAGTGCCTGCTGGCACTTGGCGGACAGAGAGGCCTGTTGTCGACCAGTCTAGGTGCACGAAGTGTGGTATATGCTGGCTGTACTGCCCCGATGGTGTTATTCAGATCACGGATCAGGGTGCTGTGGTCGACTATGCTTACTGTAAGGGGTGCGGTATCTGTGCAGCCGAGTGTCCTGTAAAGGCTATAAAGATGGTGAGGGAAGTATGA
- a CDS encoding cren protein, producing the protein MSEQQFEPMMPIKLTTLNDLARLASSTSALGHVTYIVHFTHGEKHYYGVFVVFRDYYKLYGLPMFYYIEMDKELPGNYILFRSDEAGENVEISRGTKPGYIALPIINLSLDNPQFLKVIQLLNK; encoded by the coding sequence GTGTCTGAGCAACAATTCGAGCCAATGATGCCAATAAAGCTTACAACACTTAATGACCTTGCCAGGCTAGCTAGTAGCACAAGTGCTCTTGGCCACGTCACGTACATAGTTCACTTCACCCATGGCGAGAAGCACTACTACGGCGTGTTCGTCGTCTTCCGGGACTACTACAAACTATACGGACTTCCGATGTTCTACTACATAGAGATGGACAAAGAGCTCCCTGGCAACTACATTCTCTTCCGCTCCGACGAAGCCGGGGAGAACGTTGAAATATCGAGGGGAACCAAGCCTGGATATATAGCACTGCCAATTATAAACCTGTCACTCGACAACCCCCAGTTCCTCAAAGTAATCCAACTGCTTAACAAGTGA
- a CDS encoding PINc/VapC family ATPase translates to MSLEENVYIPDTSAILSGVLREAIAEGRIAGRVILHVSLVNYFEELARKGAGSGLSGLRELGLLRDAIESLQEVVELEYSHNMPQGLRATRDLDPDIIVRLLAFEHGGTLVTCDEVSAKAAEAMGIKALYLPPRRGEEFFLEKFFDNDIMSIHLKEGSKPYAKKGLPGKWTFVELRSEPLTREELEDYIRQIFERVRNESQSAFVEYEGRGVIIVQLDTYRIVVTKPPFSDGIEITAVRPVAKLRLEDYNLPRKLIERLEKQAEGILIAGAPGMGKTTFAQALAEYYYRKGKVVKTIESPRDMHLPVEITQYSKNYATSEEIHDVLLLSRPDYTFFDEMRDTRDFQLYADLRLAGVGMVGVVHATSPIDAIQRFIGRVELGMIPSIVDTVIYIKNGQVEKVYSLETTVKIPHGLREEDLARPVVVVRDFMTGEPEYELYVFGERTFVVPIKKPSGRVSVEEYKIKSAIERALYKILGDDGYQVTIDSNSSTVTIQVSADYYNYLTGKPRRKLERIVRRYGYELELKPSF, encoded by the coding sequence ATGAGTCTAGAGGAAAACGTGTACATTCCAGACACATCCGCTATACTGAGCGGGGTTCTCCGCGAGGCCATCGCGGAGGGTAGGATAGCTGGCCGTGTAATTCTCCACGTGAGCCTGGTGAACTACTTCGAAGAGCTCGCCAGGAAAGGCGCGGGAAGCGGTCTCTCAGGGCTGCGGGAGCTTGGGCTATTGAGGGACGCCATTGAGTCTCTACAGGAGGTCGTCGAACTGGAGTACTCTCACAACATGCCGCAGGGCTTGCGGGCGACGCGGGATCTAGACCCGGACATTATTGTCAGGCTCTTAGCGTTCGAGCACGGCGGGACTCTCGTGACATGCGATGAGGTATCTGCCAAGGCTGCAGAAGCTATGGGTATTAAGGCTCTGTACCTGCCGCCGAGGCGTGGTGAAGAGTTCTTTCTCGAGAAATTCTTCGACAACGACATAATGTCTATCCACTTGAAGGAGGGGTCTAAGCCCTACGCAAAGAAGGGGCTACCCGGGAAGTGGACCTTTGTGGAGCTGCGTAGTGAGCCGTTGACAAGGGAGGAGCTTGAAGACTATATAAGGCAGATTTTTGAACGCGTTAGGAACGAGAGCCAATCAGCATTCGTGGAGTACGAGGGTAGAGGGGTAATTATAGTGCAACTAGACACGTACCGCATCGTTGTAACAAAGCCTCCGTTCTCGGACGGCATAGAGATAACAGCTGTGAGGCCTGTTGCGAAACTCCGCTTGGAGGACTATAATCTACCTAGGAAGCTCATTGAGAGACTCGAGAAGCAGGCTGAAGGGATACTGATAGCAGGAGCCCCAGGCATGGGCAAGACTACGTTCGCGCAGGCCCTAGCTGAATACTACTATAGGAAGGGGAAGGTCGTCAAGACTATCGAGTCTCCTAGGGACATGCACCTTCCAGTGGAAATTACGCAGTACTCCAAGAACTATGCAACCTCTGAGGAGATACACGATGTGCTTCTACTGTCCAGGCCTGACTACACGTTCTTCGACGAGATGAGGGACACAAGGGACTTCCAGCTGTATGCGGATCTAAGGCTTGCTGGAGTAGGCATGGTTGGGGTAGTGCACGCTACAAGCCCCATTGACGCTATTCAGAGGTTTATCGGGAGGGTCGAGCTCGGCATGATTCCATCGATAGTTGACACAGTGATCTACATCAAGAACGGGCAAGTGGAGAAGGTGTACTCTCTTGAGACCACAGTCAAAATACCTCACGGCCTTAGGGAGGAGGATCTTGCACGCCCTGTAGTCGTTGTGCGTGACTTCATGACCGGTGAACCCGAATACGAGCTGTACGTGTTCGGCGAGAGGACTTTCGTGGTTCCTATAAAGAAGCCGTCTGGGAGAGTTAGCGTGGAGGAGTACAAGATAAAGTCTGCAATCGAGAGAGCCCTGTACAAAATCCTCGGCGATGACGGGTACCAGGTAACGATAGATTCGAACTCCTCCACCGTCACCATACAGGTCTCCGCCGACTACTACAATTACCTCACTGGAAAGCCTAGGCGCAAGCTCGAGAGGATAGTCAGGCGCTACGGTTACGAGCTCGAGCTTAAGCCCTCCTTCTAG
- a CDS encoding 50S ribosomal protein L14e, protein MPKVFDVGRICVKTAGREAGRKCVVVDIIDENFVVVTGPKSLTGVKRRRANVKHLEPLQYKIAINKGVSDEEVLAALEKAGLKEFMREAVKPVIAPTIL, encoded by the coding sequence ATGCCCAAGGTCTTCGATGTCGGCAGGATATGCGTCAAGACTGCCGGGCGGGAGGCTGGCAGGAAGTGTGTAGTAGTAGATATTATCGATGAGAACTTCGTCGTCGTCACAGGGCCTAAATCACTCACGGGGGTCAAGCGGAGGAGAGCCAACGTGAAGCACTTGGAGCCACTTCAGTATAAAATTGCTATAAACAAGGGTGTATCCGACGAAGAAGTGCTAGCGGCGCTGGAGAAGGCAGGCCTAAAGGAATTCATGCGTGAAGCTGTCAAGCCAGTAATAGCGCCCACCATTTTATAA
- a CDS encoding CBS domain-containing protein: MPIPSPEELRLLRLKAGLTQSEVAKRAGVSQSLIARIESGKVNPRVSTLLRIYKALESFLEEELTACDLMTSPVVYVTPDTKLVDATRVMWERGFSQLPVINPETRENVGTLFDDDVLSAFIRENAKAAMLTVSDVMSDPLPLVPCGTKIRVVARMLSRGVPAVLVEQGMQVVGIITKSDIAKLLLKKI; encoded by the coding sequence ATGCCCATCCCCTCTCCCGAGGAGCTACGCTTACTAAGGCTGAAAGCCGGGTTGACGCAGAGCGAGGTGGCCAAGCGAGCGGGGGTTAGCCAGAGCCTAATTGCCAGGATAGAGTCTGGCAAAGTTAACCCGCGGGTATCCACGCTCCTGCGCATATATAAGGCTTTAGAGAGCTTCCTAGAGGAGGAACTTACAGCCTGCGACCTCATGACGTCTCCGGTGGTCTACGTCACTCCCGACACGAAGCTCGTGGACGCTACGAGAGTAATGTGGGAGAGGGGGTTTAGCCAGCTCCCCGTCATAAACCCCGAGACGAGGGAGAACGTCGGAACACTCTTCGACGACGATGTCCTCAGCGCCTTTATACGCGAGAACGCGAAGGCGGCTATGCTGACTGTCAGCGACGTCATGTCAGACCCCCTCCCGCTAGTCCCGTGCGGAACCAAGATAAGGGTCGTAGCGAGGATGCTTAGCCGTGGCGTGCCGGCTGTCCTAGTGGAGCAGGGGATGCAGGTCGTCGGCATTATAACTAAGAGCGATATTGCCAAGTTACTCTTAAAGAAGATCTAG